One window of Triticum dicoccoides isolate Atlit2015 ecotype Zavitan chromosome 5A, WEW_v2.0, whole genome shotgun sequence genomic DNA carries:
- the LOC119303171 gene encoding clumping factor B-like: protein MSWRDPAVPATGRFNSRPQPVPPPTPHPPPVVVIDEDDDDVGADDVAAAESEVFIIDDDDDDVEIARVMAACISKKGNSSCSNVINIDDDDEDDEDDGGRAGPSMAGAGSPAATTTPVRASPRNRYGLDYVSDSEDSDLSEGPDSDSDGDGSSDCEILGDTGTARKVWEKAASRRTTLHHPPHRKDGRATTSASSAESSTHYDETPENLFTPVCPLDNDIFKYFSEAGQSSTNGAKHGTGPSSAPDAQEGPMDNDSHGKETEDHNPVHNLDPDMAHEAPVPPERSHHPHLDETMKPEGHTSYSFVSANRVFAAYSADCKDDSPIFVSTPERMDEKIPEGTSLAKDGRTAHNEAAKQKKKMCFAPDDDSYVDQLTEDPVFTSRLGGLRQSGEYLNNNAPTNEASGTCSLPQKDLVEDPEKLGQSSMIIGGREKHKESDEYKRAQEEEWASRQRQLAIQAEEAKEAKRLRKRKKAEALRLLDMEKRQKQRLEEVRETQRKSEETIQLKEQCRGAVRLELEIIGRRYTDMASILRALGIPVEGGEVKAAYKQALLKFHPDRVSRNDIYEQVKAEETFKFISRFKEKLRI from the exons ATGTCGTGGAGGGATCCCGCTGTGCCGGCAACGGGGAGGTTCAACTCCCGGCCGCAGCCTGTGCCGCCGCCCACGCCGCATCCCCCGCCAGTGGTTGTTatcgacgaggatgacgacgatgtCGGCGCAGACGATGTTGCCGCTGCCGAATCTGAGGTTTTcattattgatgatgatgatgatgatgtggagaTAGCCCGTGTGATGGCTGCGTGCATTAGCAAGAAAGGGAACAGCTCTTGTAGCAATGTGATCAacatagatgatgatgatgaggatgatgaggacgatgGTGGTCGGGCTGGCCCCAGCATGGCAGGCGCCGGCTCTCCAGCGGCGACAACCACCCCTGTGCGTGCCTCTCCTAGAAACAGATATGGGCTGGATTATGTTTCTGACAGTGAGGACAGTGATCTGTCTGAAGGACCGGACTCAGACTCAGACGGCGATGGCAGCTCGGATTGTGAGATTCTGGGTGACACTGGGACTGCTCGTAAGGTTTGGGAGAAGGctgcttcaagaagaacaacacttCATCACCCCCCACATCGAAAAGATGGCAGGGCTACTACTTCTGCATCAAGTGCCGAGTCAAGTACACACTATGATGAAACTCCAGAGAACCTCTTCACTCCAGTGTGCCCTCTAGATAATGACATCTTCAAATATTTTAGTGAAGCTGGGCAAAGTAGTACAAATGGTGCAAAACATGGCACTGGCCCTTCTTCAGCGCCTGATGCCCAGGAAGGTCCGATGGACAATGATTCCCATGGAAAAGAAACTGAAGACCACAATCCTGTTCACAATTTAGATCCTGATATGGCTCACGAGGCTCCTGTTCCTCCAGAAAGAAGTCACCATCCTCACCTAGATGAAACCATGAAACCCGAAGGGCACACAAGCTATAGCTTTGTCTCTGCAAATAGGGTTTTTGCTGCGTACTCAGCTGATTGTAAAGATGATAGTCCTATATTTGTCAGCACTCCTGAAAGGATGGATGAAAAAATACCTGAAGGCACATCTTTAGCAAAGGATGGACGGACTGCCCACAATGAAGCTGCCAAACAGAAGAAAAAGATGTGCTTTGCACCAGATGATGATTCTTATGTGGATCAACTGACAGAAGATCCAGTTTTTACTAGCAGGCTTGGTGGCTTGAGACAATCTGGAGAATACTTAAATAATAATGCTCCCACAAATGAAGCATCGGGGACTTGCTCCTTGCCTCAGAAGGATTTGGTTGAAGATCCTGAAAAGTTAGGACAATCTTCTATGATAATTGGCGGCCGTGAAAAGCACAAAGAATCCGATGAGTACAAAAGGGCACAAGAGGAGGAGTGGGCATCCAGACAGCGTCAGTTAGCAATACAG GCTGAGGAGGCAAAGGAGGCGAAGAGGCTACGGAAGAGAAAAAAGGCTGAAGCTTTGCGACTGCTCGACATGGAGAAGAGACAAAAGCAAAGACTGGAAGAAGTCCGTGAAACACAAAGAAAG agTGAAGAAACTATACAGCTGAAGGAGCAGTGTCGAGGGGCGGTAAGATTGGAGCTTGAAATTATTGGAAGGAGATACACTGATATGGCTTCAATATTGCGTGCATTGGGCATTCCTGTTGAAGGGGGCGAG GTTAAAGCTGCTTATAAGCAAGCCCTCCTGAAGTTCCATCCGGACAGAGTATCGAGAAACGATATTTATGAGCAGGTCAAAGCAGAGGAGACGTTCAAGTTCATCTCGCGCTTTAAGGAGAAGCTCAGGATATAG